One Rhinoderma darwinii isolate aRhiDar2 chromosome 6, aRhiDar2.hap1, whole genome shotgun sequence DNA window includes the following coding sequences:
- the ARL4C gene encoding ADP-ribosylation factor-like protein 4C — protein sequence MGNISSNISSFQSLHIVMLGLDSAGKTTVLYRLKFNEFVNTVPTIGFNTERIRLSNGAAKGISCHFWDVGGQEKLRPLWKSYSRCTDGIIYVVDSVDSDRLEEAKTELQKVTKFAENQGTPLLVIANKQDLPKSLAVVDIERQLALQELSPSTPYHVQPACAIIGEGLTEGMDKLYEMILKRRKTLKQKKKQR from the coding sequence ATGGGCAACATCTCCTCCAACATCTCGTCCTTCCAGTCCCTGCACATTGTCATGCTCGGCCTGGACTCTGCCGGGAAAACAACTGTATTATATCGGCTGAAGTTCAATGAGTTTGTCAATACTGTGCCCACCATTGGCTTCAACACTGAAAGGATACGACTAAGCAACGGGGCTGCCAAGGGAATCAGCTGTCACTTCTGGGATGTCGGGGGTCAGGAGAAGTTGCGCCCCCTGTGGAAGTCGTACAGCCGATGTACAGATGGCATCATCTATGTGGTGGACTCCGTGGACTCAGATCGACTGGAGGAGGCCAAAACCGAGCTGCAAAAAGTGACTAAGTTTGCAGAGAACCAGGGAACCCCGCTCCTAGTCATCGCCAACAAGCAGGATTTGCCCAAATCCCTGGCAGTGGTCGACATTGAAAGACAGCTGGCACTGCAGGAACTGAGTCCATCTACCCCATACCACGTCCAGCCGGCCTGCGCTATCATTGGTGAGGGGCTCACAGAAGGCATGGACAAACTCTATGAGATGATCCTCAAGAGAAGGAAGACACTCAAGCAAAAGAAAAAGCAGCGGTAA